Below is a window of Leuconostoc gasicomitatum LMG 18811 DNA.
AGCACCATCCATTGGAAGTGCCTTTAAAAAGCTACAAAAAGAGGGTTATTACGCCCATACAGAACATCGGACAATCAAGTATCTTAATAATTTAATTGAACAAGATCACAGACCAATTAAACGTCGAAATAAATTGTATCAATCTCTTCGTTCTGCTTCAACCACGATTAAAGGCATGGAGACAATGCATGCACTATACAAAAAACACCGAACAGATGGGAATCTATTCGGCTTTTCTCCGTTTATGGAGATTAAAAACTTATTGGGTATGGTGGCTTAAAATCAGATCAGTCGTAAAGACTTATTTGTGTTTTTGAAACTTTGCAACACAACCAAACTCAGTAGTTACATTGCTTTCAAAGAATTTAAAATTATCTATGACCTTCTATTTTAAATATTTTAACATTTCTGCATCAAATGATTGTAAATCTCCAAGATTGTTCTCTTGAACTTTATTAACCCAGTCTGGATTTGCAATAAGACTTCTACCAAGTGCTACTAAATCAAATTCACCATCTCGAAATTTGCTTTCTAGTTTTGAAAGTGAAGTAATATCAGCCCCTTTACCAGATAACAAGCTTTCTGTGAACATACTAGTTAAGCCAACAGAACCAACTGTAATTGTAGTTTTTCCTGTCATCATTTTTACCCAGCCTGCAAGATTCAAAGGTGATCCTTCAAACTCATTTTCCCAAAATCTTCGAGTCGAGCAGTGGAACATATCCACTCCAGCTTCTGAAAGTGGAGTGACAATTTGTTTCAATTCATCAGGATTTTTTGCCAATTTTGCACTAAAATCTTGAACCTTCCATTGAGAAATCCTGAAGCCAATAGGAAAATCACTCCCAACAGCTTTTCTCACAATTTCCACAATTTCTTTAGCAAAACGAACACGATTTTTAATGCTTCCACCAAAATTATCAGTACGATAATTCGTCTTATCCCAAAGAAACTCATCAATCAAATAGCCATGTGCTCCATGTATTTCAACACCATCAAAACCAATTTCTTTTACAATTTTAGCTGTTTCGCCAAACGCATCTATGATTTCTTGAATTTCTTCTACTGTTGCATAATTATCTTCACCAGATTTAGATGGGGATACACTTCTTATTTCAGGATTAGGCGCTTTCGTTGCATCTCTATCGCAACCCATATGCCAAATTTGAGCGAAAATTTTCGCCCCCTCAATATGAACTGCTCTAACAACAGCCTTCCAGCCTTGTATTTTTTCTTCTGTTGCAAAATCTGGAGAAAATCCATCTTTATTTGCTGAAGGATGTGAAACAGCAATCGGCTCAGTGATAATTAGTCCAACCCCTCCTCGTGCTCTTGAAGCAAAATACTCTACTAACTCCTCATCAGGAATAGCCTCAGGTGTTAAATTCCGAGTCATTGGAGCCATGACAAACCTATTTTTCAAAGTAAGTTCTGCATTTATTTTTAATGGTAAAAAGAATTCTTCAAGACTCAATTGTTTTACCTTTTTCTTTACTTCCAATTATGGAGAACGCAATCCCCAACACGTAAAAAATGGTCATAATGGCAAAAGAAATTTCTGCACCAATAACCGGGCTAGAAGATTGGTAAAAAATAACTCCAAGTAGTGCGACGCCAAATAAAGAACCAATCTGCCGTGCAACATTAAAAATTGCACCTGCAAAATTGCTATACTTATCCGTTGCACTTTGCATCGCTACCATTGTCATGGCAGGGACCACTATTCCTACGCCTAGATTAGCAATCGCATAGATAAGCGCATAAACAAGGTAAGTAAAATGTAAACTGAAAGTTAGAACAAACGTACCTATAGCTGCCAATAGAAGTCCGAAGATAAGCATTTTATCTGTACCAAATTTTTTAACTGTTCGTGAAAAAATAATATTCCCAATCATAAAAACAATCATCATTGGAATGAGCTGTGCACCCGCTTCAAGTGTTGTGCTGTGGTTGGAAGACTGTAAATAGAGTCCGAAGATAAAAAGTCCTCCCATCATCGATGAATTCAATAAAACCGCTGTGAAATTTGAAAAAACAAAGGCTTTAATTTTTATCAAACCAAGCGGTATCATTGGCAACTCTGATTTTCTCTCATAAGATGTAAATAAAAATAAAGTAATCAGAAAAAGAATAAAGCTGATTATGGCTGGAGGATAGGCTATCCCGTAGGTTCCACCCTCTATCAATGTATAAGCAAAACTGGCAAGCATTATCATGCTGAGTAAGTTTGGCAAGACTGTTAATTTTAAACTTCTATCTGATTTAGGATTAATTGCGAAACAATAAGCAAGAACTAAGCCGATAATACCCAGAGGAACATTAATAAAGAAAATACTGCGCCAACCTAATCCATAAATCAGTGCTCCACCGACAAACGGACCAACTCCTGATGAAATAGAAACGACAGCTGACCAAATGCCTAACATTTTTGCTCGTTCTGTCTTGTCTTCAAAAGAAAGTACCAGTAAGCTCAATGAACTCGGCATAAAGAAAGCTGCTCCGACCCCTTGAAAAAAACGTGAACCAATTAGCCATGCACCACTTTCTGAGAAACCTCCAGAAATTGAACCAATAAGAAATAAGAACATTCCCACTAAATAGATGGGCTTACTGCCAAATTTATTAGCTAAAACGCCACCAAGTAATAAAAGACTAGCAAAAGACAATAAATAGCTGTCAATAATCCAAGTCCCGCTCGTACTGGAGAGTGAAAGCTCTTTTTGAACAGTTGCAACTGCAACATTCATGATAGAAGCATCAAGTGTTGCCATGATGAAACCAATAGCAAGGGTAATGAGTGTGAGCCAGTTAGGAACTTTTTTAGTTATCATTTTCTCTTCCTTCTTGGACAATGTCGAATTTTTCAGCTTCCTTCTTAGCCAATCTAATCGCTTCTTCCACACTCATGACAGGCTCAAGATGATAAATTTCAGTAATCTTTTCTAGACGCTCTGCAATTGTTCCCCCAACGACATAGTAAGGAATATCCAATTTCTGAATTGTCTCCAGTAGTAAATCATTTGAGCGTCTTCTAAATAACTCGGATACAGGACGATGTCCATCTGCCACTAATGGAAACTCAACTGGTAAATGAACAAAAGATTCGTAGGTATCTTTTGCGTAATCTTTTGCCACTGCACCAAAGTTTATCATTATTTCTTTGAGATATTTCAAGTCCTCTGTTAAAACAATATTCCCTTTGTCTGTTTCTTCATTAGGATTCATGCCTAGTTCTGTTCGGACCATGCCATAAGCCCATTCATGAAGTGAGGAGCCATCTGACACAAAATCTTCTAAGTGAGACTCGCGAACCGCGCGTTCCATTAGACGACGAAAACCAAGTTGAACTAGTTCAGGACCTGTAGCGTCCTCTAACCTTTTACCGGGTAAGGCTTTGGGTAAGATTTCCCGCATTGTCTTTGCATGGGTACTTAGCAAGCCAGTATAATAAGCCAATGCTAGAGTCGTCGTTGTTTTTCCTGTTGAATATGTACCTGAAATTGCAATTTTCATATTAGTTTTCCTCCAAAGTTTCTGATATTTCTTGTGCGACAGAATAAGTAAATGTCGAATTACCAAACTTAGAAATCATATCACTCGTTCTTAAAGACTTCCTTCCTAAGTACACCATTTTTGTTTTTAGTACTTCAATTTTTATTGTGTTATCATTAGGATCAACATCATACAAAAGAGTTCGTGAAAATTCGATTTTTTGCATAATCAAAGTTTTTGATTTTTCTCTTGGAATATTATCCAATCGGGCATGTAAAATTTCTGTTAATTCTGTAGTAACAATAATTTGATCTAGGATGGAAGGTAATTGATGTAACAAAAGATAGGCTGATTCCACACCAGAA
It encodes the following:
- a CDS encoding AAA family ATPase, producing the protein MKIAISGTYSTGKTTTTLALAYYTGLLSTHAKTMREILPKALPGKRLEDATGPELVQLGFRRLMERAVRESHLEDFVSDGSSLHEWAYGMVRTELGMNPNEETDKGNIVLTEDLKYLKEIMINFGAVAKDYAKDTYESFVHLPVEFPLVADGHRPVSELFRRRSNDLLLETIQKLDIPYYVVGGTIAERLEKITEIYHLEPVMSVEEAIRLAKKEAEKFDIVQEGRENDN
- a CDS encoding NADH:flavin oxidoreductase, whose translation is MSLEEFFLPLKINAELTLKNRFVMAPMTRNLTPEAIPDEELVEYFASRARGGVGLIITEPIAVSHPSANKDGFSPDFATEEKIQGWKAVVRAVHIEGAKIFAQIWHMGCDRDATKAPNPEIRSVSPSKSGEDNYATVEEIQEIIDAFGETAKIVKEIGFDGVEIHGAHGYLIDEFLWDKTNYRTDNFGGSIKNRVRFAKEIVEIVRKAVGSDFPIGFRISQWKVQDFSAKLAKNPDELKQIVTPLSEAGVDMFHCSTRRFWENEFEGSPLNLAGWVKMMTGKTTITVGSVGLTSMFTESLLSGKGADITSLSKLESKFRDGEFDLVALGRSLIANPDWVNKVQENNLGDLQSFDAEMLKYLK
- a CDS encoding MFS transporter, whose product is MITKKVPNWLTLITLAIGFIMATLDASIMNVAVATVQKELSLSSTSGTWIIDSYLLSFASLLLLGGVLANKFGSKPIYLVGMFLFLIGSISGGFSESGAWLIGSRFFQGVGAAFFMPSSLSLLVLSFEDKTERAKMLGIWSAVVSISSGVGPFVGGALIYGLGWRSIFFINVPLGIIGLVLAYCFAINPKSDRSLKLTVLPNLLSMIMLASFAYTLIEGGTYGIAYPPAIISFILFLITLFLFTSYERKSELPMIPLGLIKIKAFVFSNFTAVLLNSSMMGGLFIFGLYLQSSNHSTTLEAGAQLIPMMIVFMIGNIIFSRTVKKFGTDKMLIFGLLLAAIGTFVLTFSLHFTYLVYALIYAIANLGVGIVVPAMTMVAMQSATDKYSNFAGAIFNVARQIGSLFGVALLGVIFYQSSSPVIGAEISFAIMTIFYVLGIAFSIIGSKEKGKTIES